In Tsuneonella sp. CC-YZS046, the genomic window TCGGCTGGTGGCTGCTGTTCTGGCCCTGCGCATGGGGCGTATGGCTGGCCGGGGCCGGCCCGCAATGGGCGTTGGTGGGCTGGATGCTGCTCGGCTCGATTGCGATGCGCGGGGCGGGCTGCGTCTATAACGACATCGTCGATGCCGATCTCGATCGGCAGGTCGCCCGCACCGCCTCGCGGCCGGTGGCCAGCGGCCGGGTGAGCAGGACGGCGGCCTGGATCTGGTTGCTGGCGCTCTGCCTGATCGGCCTTGTCGTCCTGCTGCAATTGCGCTGGCAGGCGCAGTTGGTGGCTCTCGCCAGCCTTGCACTGGTTGCGGGCTATCCCTTCATGAAGCGGATCACCTGGTGGCCACAGGCATGGCTGGGGATGGTGTTCACCTGGGGCGCTTTGGTCGGCTGGGTCGAACTGCGGCCGGACCGGCTCGAGGTGCTCGCCGCGCTCTATGCCGGGGCGGTCTGCTGGGTGATCGGATATGACACGATCTACGCTCTGCAGGACCGGGAGGATGACGCAATGGTCGGCATCCGCTCCACCGCCTTGCGCTTCGGCAGCCATGTGCGGCTGGCGGTCGGCGGGTTCTATGCGCTGGCGGCCGCGCTGTGGGCGGCGGCGTTCTGGCTGCTGCGGGAAGATTGGCTGGCCTTGCTGGCGCTGCTTCCCGCCGCGATGCATCTGGGCTGGCAAGTGCTGACGCTCGATCCGGCGGATGGCGGCAATGCGCTTGCCCGTTTCCGGGCCAACCGGATGGCCGGCCTGCTGGTCGCCGCCGCCTGCTTCGTGGTGGGGAATGCCTGATGGGGCTTGGGCAGCGCCGCCCGGTCACGCGTCCGGGCGGGACCAGATCCAGCTCAGGGCAATGACCGCGATGCCCAGCGGCAGCAGCGGCCAGGGCCAGGGCATGAACAGGAAGCCGAGCAATGTGCTGGCCGCGAAGGCGAAGGTGGCGCCGAGCTTTCCGATGCGCGGGATGGCCCCGTTTTCCCGCCAGGCGCGGATATGCGGGCCATAGCGGGGATGGTTCAGCAGCCGGGCTTCCAGCGCCGGGTTCGATTTGCCGAAGCACCACGCCGCCAGGATCAGGAAGGGCACTGTGGGCATGATCGGCAGCGCGACCCCGATGATGCCCAGGCCCACCGAGACGATGCCGGCGCAAAGATAGAACTTTCGCATGTCCGTCATGCTCGCCTGCGATCCTGGAAAATGGGCCATGGCCTTATTGCGAAAGCCTTCATGCTACCTACATTCCAAACGTGGATTTTATCCAGAGGACATATCGATGAACGGCTTGAAGACCACCATGTTGCTTGCGGCGCTCACGGCGCTGTTCATGGTCGTGGGCTTTGCGGTTGGCGGGCAGGCGGGCGCCATGATCGCGCTGGTTATCGCCGCGGGCATGAACCTGTTCACATACTGGAATGCGGACAAGATCGTCCTTTCCATGCATGGCGCGCGGCAGGTCGATGCGGCCAGCGCGCCGGAATTCTATGGGCTGGTGGCGGATCTGGCGCGCAATGCGGGCCTGCCGATGCCCAAGGTCTATATCGTCGACAATCCGAACCCGAACGCCTTCGCCACCGGCCGCAATCCGGAAAATGCGGCCGTGGCGGCGACCACCGGCCTGCTCGGGATGCTCAGCCGCGAGGAAGTGGCGGCGGTGATGGCGCATGAATTGGGGCACGTCCGCAACCGCGACACTCTGGTGATGACGATGGTCGCCACCATTGCCGGCGCGATTTCGATGATCGCCAATTTCGGCCTGTTCTTCGGCAATGGCCGGGGCGGCCACCCGGCCGCCGGCATTCTCGCGGTGGTCGTCGCCCCGTTCGCCGCGATGATCGTGCAAATGGCGATCAGCCGCACGCGCGAATATGGCGCCGACCGCGCGGGCGCCGAGATCTGCGGCAATCCGCGCGCGCTGGCATCGGCGCTGGCGAAGATTTCCGGCGCGGCCCGGCGCATCCCGAACCCGGCGGTGGAGCGCAACCCCGCCGCGGCGCAGCTCTACATCGTGCCGACCAGCGTATCGGACATCTTTTCCACCCACCCCGCCACGGAAAAGCGGATCGCGGCGTTGGAGGCGATGCAGCCGCCGGTGAGGCGCGCTTCGGCAGCCGTTCCATCCGCGCTCGATCCGCTCGGCCGGGGCGGGCGAAGGTAGTCGCCCCGCCACCGGGCGTCACAGCAGCGGGCTGACCAGGCGCGCGCCGTTTTCCGCCAGCTTGCGCAGGCGGCCGCGCTGCCGCCATTGCGCCCGGGTAATTTCGTCGCTGTGCGAAAGGTAGCGGCGCTGGATCTCCTCCAGCCGGGCAATGCAGGCAGGGTCCAGCAACAGCAGGCTCACTTCCTCGTTGAGCTGGAACGAACGGATATCGACATTGCTGGAACCCAATATGCCCAGCCGCCCGTCGATCCGCACATTCTTGGCATGGAGAAGCTCATCCCGATAGGTGTGTATCCTCACTCCGCTGCGGAGAAGTTCGTCGTAGTAGGAATCCTGCGCCAGCCGCACCAGCCACTGGTCGATGACGGAGGAAACGATGATCCGCACGTCCACGCCGCGCAGCACCGCGGTGCGCAGGGCGGTAAGCAGGCTTTCGTCCGGGATCAGATAGGGAGTGACGATCACGACCTCCCGCCGCGCTTCGCCCACCTGCCAGGTCAGCAGCGCCTGGAAGCTCTCCAGCCGATAATCCGCGCCGCTCGGCAGGATCTGCAGGGTCGAGGATGCGGCGGATTCGGGGATGGCCGGGTTCGGCTCGAGCAAATCCTCGGTTTCGAGATACCAGTCGCCCAGGAAGACCGCATTCATCGCCGCGACTGCCGGCCCTTCCACCCGCGCCACCAGTTCGCGGTTCACCACGCCGGGGCGGAAGTCCCGCGAAACCAGGTTCTGCGAGCCGGCGTAGCCGATCTCGCCATCGATCAGGAACAGCTTGCGATGGTTGCGCATGTCCCGCCGGGTCCGCGCCCGCAGCAGCCGGAAGGGCAGGGCGGCGCGCACCGCCACTCCGGCTTCCTCGAGCCGCCGCTGGAGCCGCTTGCTCCATTTGCGGGAGCCGACCGGGTCGAACAGCACATGGCAGGCGACGCCGCGCTGCGTGGCGCGCTGCAGCGCGGCGATCACATTTCTGCCCGTTTCGTCATCCGCGAAAATATAGGCAAGAATGCGGACATGACTGCGCGCGCGATCGATGTCGGCGATCAGCCGATCGACCACCGTCTGGTATTCCTCGAGCAATTCGATCGCGTTGCCGCCGGTGGCGGGCAGGTATCCGAGCCGCTCCGCGAGGGTGGAGATGTCGGCCGGGGTGTCGGGCGCGGGCGGCGCGGCCTGCTCCAGCCTGATGGCCACCCGCTCGAAGAATGGCTGCAATTGCCGGAAGCGAGCGGTCCGCCAGCGCGGAAAGCGCGGTGCGCCGATCGCCAGGAAAAGCAGCAGGCCGGGGAGCGGGAGAAAGAAGATCAGCAGCAGCCAGCTGGTGGTGGCGGCCGGGTTCCTGCGGAACGGCACCACCGCCAGCATGGCCAGCCGGATGATCCACTCGAGGACATAATAAGCTTCGCCAAGGGTCGGCAGCATGCTCATCATGCCATGCTGTCGATCAGTCAGCGCTGCTTGGCAAGCATTGAAATGAGCGCCGCCGGATGTTCATGCCGTGTGGTGGAAACGAACACCCGGCGAGCGCCCGGGCAAAATCCGGAAAATGTGAAGGCGCGTGACTTAGCCGTGATCCTTCCATTCGGCGATCAGGCCATCGTCGTTGAAGCGGAAAAGGCTGCAGAGGCGGAGCTTGAAATGCTCACCCTTGCTGGCGAAGTTGGGGATGTCGCCGGTTGCGGTTCCCGAAAAATCGGACTCGCGGATGACGATATTTCCCGACGCCGTTACCCGCAGGGCAGAAGAAAACTTGCGATCCGGGGCAAGATTGTCTGCAAAGACGGGAAGAATGGCGACCAGGTCTTCACGATTGTTGAAGAATGCATTCCGATTGTAGTGAGCCATGTCAATATCCGGAACCATCATGTTACGCATGGTTTCGAAATCCTTGTCGTTGTAGGCGGTCAGGAATTTGTCCACCAGTGCGACATAGTCTGCCATTATACTTTCCTCTCTTTTGACGTATGGGGTTCAAGAAGCCTTGCGAAGCGGCGGGTAAATTCTCCGCCGCAATTATCCGGCGACCAATCCGGGAGCATTCCTATCCGATGGCTGAATCCATTCGTCTCCCGTCTATCCGCCGCGCCGGTCGACTTGTGCGGATTTTCCCGAAATTATAACGGGTGTTCGAAGAATGGCAATTGATTGCCTGCCCGGTCCGGCAATCTTGTCCACCCTTATGGCGGAGGGGCGATTTTGCGCCAAATCCTTAAATTAAACCTATTAGACAAGTAGGAAATAGAATCGGAGCAGTGGGCTTGCCGAAGTGGATGATGAGACTGTGGGCTATCTCTATCTCTCAGCTTGAAATTAACCTTTGATCCGCTAAATTGCTTCCATGCTTTCCCAAAAGAGCCGCTACACGATCCGTGCGCTTCAGCATCTGGCTGATATATACCCGCATGGCATGGCGCGAATGGCGGAAATTGCGGAAAGACAGAATATCCCGCCCAAATTCCTTACAGTGATACTTTCGGAACTGACCCGCGAAGGCATCGTGATTTCCCACCGGGGGCGTGAAGGCGGTTATCAGCTCGGCCTTGCGCCCGTGGATATCCGTTATGGGGATATCATCCGCATCACTCGCGGTTCCCTTGCCCTGGTTCCTTGCGCGAGCCGGTATGCCCATGAGCATTGCGATCATTGCCTGCCCGAAAAGGAATGCCGGCTTCGTGCCTTGATGCTGAAGGTCCGGGACGAAACCGCGGCCATACTCAATTCGATCAACCTGGCCGATCCGATCGTGCCGGTGTCGGACTTCGCCGAGCAGGAGTGATCGGCGATAAATTTTTCCTTTAGGGTTAAACTCAACTTATTTAGTCGACAATTTTCCACGGTTGAGCTAATTTCAATTCCCTATCCGATGGGTATGGTTATACTGACCGTATCGCCCATCATCGAGGAGCGGGAAATGTTCTTTCACGAACCTGGCGAATTGCACTCCCCGACGTTGCTTATCGTCCCTGGTCTCAACAATAGCGGGCCGCGCCACTGGCAGAGCATATGGGAGCGAGAGCGCACGGATTGCCAGCGCGTCGATCTCGGCATGTGGGAGCAGCCCCATCGCAATACATGGGTGAACAAGCTGAATGCCGCCATTTCCGCGGCCAAGCGTCCTGTCATCCTCGTTGCCCACAGCCTGGGCTGCCATGCGGTCGCGTGGTGGAACGCGTTGGAGCGGCCCGGACCGGACGGCAAGGTCGCGGGCGCCTTGCTGGTCGCCCCACCGGCCCTGGAGGGGCATGGTGTCGACAGCCGGCTTGCCGATTTCGCGCCGGTAGCGAGAGAGCGGCTGCCGTTCCTCAGCATTCTCGCGGCCAGCCAGGACGATCCCTATGCTTCTTTCGGACAAGCCCGGAAGATGGCCCGGATCTGGGGAAGCCGTCTCGTCGATGCGGGATGGATCGGCCATATCAATGCCGATTCCAATATCGGGAACTGGCCTTATGGGCGCTATCTGCTGGATCGCCTGCTTGCGGCGGTCGCCCCAACGCCCGCAGCCGCGGCGCAGGGAGCCTCGGCGTCGTTTTTCTCCTCCACGCAGAATGAAAGACTGGAAATCGGAAGATGAAGGCGGATTCGGTCCTCGGCACTATTGGCAATTCACCGCATATCCGCCTTCAAAGACTGTTCCCTGATGCCGATGTCTGGATAAAGTCGGAGCGTTCCAACCCCGGCGGCTCGATCAAGGACCGCATCGCTCTTGCGATGATCGAAGCGGCGGAAGCCAGTGGCGAATTAAGGCCCGGCGGCACCATCGTGGAGCCGACTTCCGGCAATACCGGGGTCGGGCTTGCGATGGTGGCGGCGGTCAAGGGCTACCGTCTCGTTCTGGTGATGCCGGAATCGATGTCGATCGAGCGACGCCGCCTGATGCTTGCCTATGGCGCCCAATTCGATCTCACGCCGCGCGAAAAGGGCATGAAGGGCGCGATCCAGCGCGCTCTGGAACTGGTGGCTCTGACGCCGGGCACCTGGATGCCGCAGCAATTCGAGAATCCGGCGAACATCGCGGTTCATGAACGCACGACTGCGCAGGAAATCCTTGCCGATTTCGCGGACCGGCCGATCGATGCGCTGATCACCGGGGTGGGAACCGGCGGGCATCTTACCGGCGTGGCGCAGGTGTTGAAGGCGGCATGGCCGGAATTGAAGGTCTATGCCGTCGAGCCCACTCTCTCGCCTGTCATCAGTGGGGGGCAGCCGGCGCCGCACCCGATCCAGGGTATCGGCGCCGGCTTTATCCCGCTCAATTTGCATACGCAGTTGCTCGATGGCGTGGTTCAGGTCGATCCTGTCGATGCGAAGCAATGGGCGAGAAATTCCGCGAGGGTAGAGGGCTTGCTCGTCGGCATTTCCTCCGGCGCCACCTTGGCCGCAATTCACCGGAAATTGTCGGACCTTCCGGCGGACGCGCGAATTCTGGGCTTCAATTACGACACTGGCGAGCGTTATCTATCGGTTCCGGATTTCCTTCCGGATGAATGACGGGAAAGTTTGGCTTTAGGTCGATTTAGAACAATCTAAATGTCAATCTCTAAAGTTGAATTTATAAGTCCCGTAATTTCTGGCTGAGCGATAAGCGGGAATGCGGAGCCAGCATTTCCCTCGCGAGGAGTAAGATGAGTGCAAAGCGTGCGCTGATTATCCGGCATGTCCCTTATGAGGGCGTTGCCGGATACCGTGAGCCTATCGAGGCAGCGGGATATGAGGTGGACCGGATCGACGTATCCGATCCGGCCTTTTCCGCGCTCGATCTCTGTGAGCCGGACCTTCTCATCATGATGGGCGGGCCGATGGGAGTCTACGAACAGGATCGGTATCCCTGGATCGGATGTCAGTTGCGCAGGCTTGCGCGGCGCCTCGATGCCGACAGGCCGACGCTCGGGGTCTGCTTCGGCGCGCAGATGATCGCCGCCGCGCTGGGCGGCCATGTCTATCCCGGCCCGGTGAAGGAGGTCGGATTCCATCCGGTCCGGATACACGATCATGCGCTGGACAGCCCTCTGCGCCACATCGTCGATGTTCCCATCCTGCATTGGCATGGCGATACGTTCACCTTGCCGGACAATGTGGACCTGCTGGCTTCGAGCCACGTCTATGAACATCAGGCCTTTCGGCGCGGACGCAGTCTCCTTGCGCTCCAGTTCCATGCGGAAATGGGGCTGGACCCCCGTTTCAACGCGTGGATAGAGGAATGGCCTGAATCGGTTGCGGAGGCCGGGGGAGACGAAACCTCGCTTCGCGCGGCCCATGACACGCTTGGCCCTGCCGCGGTGCAGGCTGGGCAGGCCATGATTGCGGAATGGCTTGGGAAGCTGCAGGCTCGGTAATTCTCTGCGGGGCGTGCAATGCCAAGGTTGTGCATCGGTGCTTGCCTCTTGCCTGTGCCCAAGCTAGGCCACGCGCGCAATCGGGGCCTGTAGCTCAGCGGTTAGAGCTGGCCGCTCATAACGGCTAGGTCGCGGGTTCGAATCCTGCCGGGCCCACCATTGCACCGGCCGATCGGCTCAGGGTCGGGGAGTAGCGCAGCCTGGTAGCGCATCTGCTTTGGGAGCAGAGGGTCGCAGGTTCGAATCCTGTCTCCCCGACCATTTGAACTGCGGAAAACAAGGGGATGAATCCACCGCATCTTACGCACTCATCTGAGGAACGGTTTCGCGCCATGAGGGAAATGGATCGCGCAGGCCCCACCAAAGATCGGGAGTAAGGACCTGAACCGGGAGGAGGCATGTGTCCAGCCTGTCGCGGATTGTCGTTTCATCCATCCCGATGCCGATGAATACCAGCTCCTGCCGCCGGTCGCCCCATACATTGTCCCAGTGGGCGGCGACGAAGCGCTCGAACCGGTCATCGTCAGGCCACTGGTTCTTCGGCACGCTTGCCCACCAGCGCCCCATGCGGGAGGTCGTCGTCTGAGCGCCAGCGACAGCCAACTCACCCACCCAATCAGGGCGTGTCGCCAACCAGAAGTGACCTTTCGCGCGCACGACATGGTCGAGACCGCCGCCGACCAGGAAGGCGTGGAATTTCGCCGGATCAAACGGCTGCCTCGCTCGATAGACGAAGCTTTCGATGCCATATTCCTCGGTTTCGGGCTGATGGCTGGCATAGCCATACAGCTCTTTGGCCCAGAGCGGATGCTGCGCCGCCTGTTCCTCGTCGAACAGGCCGGTATCGAGAATGGCATCGAGCGGCACGCGGCCATGATCGCAGGTGAGGATACGGGCATCGGCATTGAGCGAGGCTATCAGCTTCTTGACCGTAGCGAGCTGATCGGGCGCGATTGCGCTCGCCTTGTTGACGATCACGACATCTGCGAACTCGATCTGTTCGACCAGCAGACCGACGAGGCTGCGATTATCGTCCTCGCCCAGCGATTCCCCGCGGTCTGTCAGGAAATCCTGGCTCGAATAATCCTTCAGCAGATTGATGGCGTCGACCACCGTCACCATCGTGTCGAGCCGGGAGACATCACCCAGCGATGCGCCTGCTTCATCACGGAACGAGAATGTCGTGGCGACGGGAAGGGGTTCGGAAATGCCCGTGCTCTCGATCACCAGATAATCGAACCGGCCGGCTTCGGCGAGCGCGCGGACCTCGTTCAGAAGGTCATTGCGCAGCGTGCAGCAGATGCAGCCGTTGGTCATTTCGACCAGGCTCTCCTCGCTTCGGGACAATGCTGCGTCGCCGCCCCGCACCAAATCGGCGTCGATATTCACTTCGGACATATCGTTGACGATCACGGCAACGCGCTTGCCTTCGCGATTGGCGAGGATGTGATTGAGCAGCGTGGTCTTGCCAGCGCCGAGAAAGCCGGAAAGCACGGTGACGGGAAGACGGTTATCCTTGGGCATGTTGTACCTCATTCGGCTCGGAAGGTGTCGGATGCGATGCGCTGGTACGCGCCAGGCAGTCGGCACAATGGCCGTGAACCTCGATCACGCGCTGCTCGACTGCAAAGCCTGTGCCGTCCGCCACCTCTCCCATACGGGAGCGTAGATCGGGCATCGCGATCATACGGACATGATGGCAGTCGTCGCAGATCAGACAGGCATCGGCATCGCCGTCGCGATGCAGATAGGCGTTCAAGGATTCGATGCGCTGGACGCGGCCTTGCTCGATCAGGCGGGCAAGCGTTCGATAAACCTGATTGGCAACCAGCGGCGATCCCGTCCGTGATGTGGAATCGGCAATATCGTAGGCGCTGAGCGGTGCGTCGGCAGTGAGAATTGCGCGCATCACCAATGCTTCGATCTCTTCGGGATTGCGCCGCCGTCTGTGCTTCGTTCGCCAGGAAGACATCCGGCTCACCCTCAAAGTTTCGTGGGATTGGGCAGGCCAGCATAAACGGCTGCGGCGTCGAACGCGGGTTCGGTCTCGGTCCGGAGCAGTCGCGAGGGCCGCATATGACTGTCCAGATCCACCTCGCGATAGAAGCAGGATCGGAAGCCGACATGACAGCTTCCCGGTCCCTCGACTCGCACGAGCAGGATGACCGCATCCTGATCGTCATCGACCAGCATCCGTTCCACCGTCTGGGTGAAGCCGCTATGCTCGCCTTTGCGCCAGAGCGCCTGCCGGCTGCGGGACCAGAAATGCGCCTGCCGCGTGACGATAGTGCGCTCCAGGGCATCCGGGTTCATTTGCCCCAGCATGAGGATCTGGCTGCTGGCTGCATCGACGACAATGGCCGGCAGCAATCCCGCCGCATCGAAACGCGGCGCAAGCTCATTGCCGAGTTCCACTTGCTCGACCGATGTGCGCTCGGCGAACAAAAGCGGCGCTGCTGTCATGCGGCACCGTCCAGGCGGATTTCGTAGTCACCTATGGATCGAGCATTGGGCTTGTCCGGGATCAGACCTGGCTGGACATCGAGATCAAGTTCATCGGCGCCTTGCCAGGAAAATTGCTGGAGACCGACGGTCATCAGCATCAGCGTGCCGCGCAGATCGGCTTCATCCATGTTGCGGACGATGAATACCATGCGCGTGCGTCTGTCCCCGCTCGGCCAGGCATCGAGCGTAACTGGCGAATGCAGGACGTGCTGGACCCCGTGGATCACGATGGGCTTGTCCTCACCCTCGATATTGACGATTCCCTTGATCCTCAGGACATCCGGTCCTTTGAACATGGTGAGGATGCCGAGCCAGCGGTCGAAGGCGGTGCCCTTGAGCGGCGCGTCGAACGTCAGGCAGATCGCGCGGATGCGGTCGTCATGCCGGTTCACATCGTGATGATGGTGATGGCTGTGATGACCATGATCGGCTTCTTCATAGGCTTCCGCATTGAGCCAGCGCTGGACATCATCGCTCTTCGTCGCCGGATTATAAAGCCCGGCGTCGAACAGCCGGGCGGCATCGACCTCGCCATTGGTCGTCTTGATAATCGGCGCGGCCGGGTTGATCGCGCGCAGTCTTGCTTCAAGCGCACTGATGTCTGCTTCGGGCGCGATGTCGGTCTTGGTGAGGAGCAGCCGGTCGGCGACAGCCGCCTGCTTGAGCGATTCCTCCTGCGCGTCGAGCGTGGCCATGCCGGTCGCGGCGTCGACTGTCGTGATGACGCCGTCCAGCCGATAAAGCGATTGCAGATGATCGTCTGTCATCAACGTGTGAAGGATGGGCGCCGGGTCGGCCAGCCCGGTCGTCTCGATGATGAGGCGATCGAACCAGCATTTGCCGTCACGCGCGAAGCGGAAGGGCGCATCGCGCAAGGCGCGCAGCAGATCGCCGCGAATGGTGCAGCACAGACAGCCGCCCATCATCTCGACGACCAGATCTTCGGTCGAACGCGAGACAAGATCGTGATCCAGCCCCACGGATCCGAATTCGTTGATGATGACGAGAGCCCTGTTCATGGCGGGATCGCGCACCAGTCGATTGAGCAAAGTAGTCTTGCCACTGCCGAGAAACCCGGTGAGTACGGAGATGGGAATGAGGGATTGGGAACCGGGTGACAGCAACATCTTCAGATTCTCGATTTAGATACGATATAACATATCATAACTCGATACGAATAACGCCGTCAAGCAACCGGAAGGAGACAGCCTGTTTTGAGGTAATCGGATACCGCGTCCACGCGAAGAGTGCCGGTTGTCCAGATCCTGATCCTGGATGAAGAATGCGACACAGCACCTTCGCAAATGCAGCCATAAGGGGCCGTGGTTTCGTGAAATGGGGCAGGCGCTCTATGAGACGATTGCCACCCGTTCATCCTGCACGATGAGTGCCCGGATCATGTCTTGTCTAATTTCATATAGAGACGTTATATCGTATCTTTATGCTGAACCGTCACCCTGCTGCGAGATCACCCCGTTTGTTCTGTAATGCCTGTGCTCCTGCCAGGGGCAAGAAGGGATGACGTTTGCCCTGGAAGTGCGCGGAGTATCGAAGTCTTACGGCGCGGCCACTGTCGTGAACGGGCTTAGCTGCAGCGTTTCGTCCGGCGAGCACCTGCTGCTGCTGGGGCCGTCCGGTTCGGGCAAGAGCACGCTGATCAATCTCATCACCGGCCTGCTCACGCCTGATGCGGGGGAGATCATGATTGCCGGTGAGGCGATGACAGGGCGCTCGTCCGCTGCCCGAGACGATTTGCGCCGTCGCCGCATCGGAATCATTTTCCAGACCCTACGGCTGGTGTCCGCGCTCAACGTTCGTGGAAATCTGCGCTTGGCGCAAAGGCTCACCCATGGCCGGACCGACGATGCGGCCATTGATGGGTTGCTCGATGCCCTCGGTATCGCGCATCGCGTGGACGCCAGACCGTGCGAACTGAGCCAGGGCGAGGCCCAGCGCGCCGCGATTGCTCGCGCGCTGGTGGGCCAGCCCGATCTTCTGGTGGCAGACGAGCCGACGAGCGCGCTAGACGATGCCAATGCCGAAAAGATCGCCTTGCTTCTCGTCGAAACGGCTAAGTCCCGTGGGAGCAGCCTGCTGATCGCAACGCACGATCAACGGCTTCGCGCGTATATCCCGAACAGCCTGATGCTCGATAGCGCAGCGAGCAAAGCCGTCTGATGCTGAGCCTTGCCTTTGCCTACATGCGCAGCCGGCGGCTTGTCACAGGGCTCAATATGCTGTTGCTGGCATTGGCTGTCGCCTCGCTCACGATCCTGCTGCTCGTCTCATCCCAGCTTTCGGAGCGGCTTGAGCGCAATGCTCAGGGGATCGACCTCGTCGTTGGCGCCAAGGGCTCGCCGCTTCAGCTCATCCTCTCCAGCATCTATCAGATGGATCAGCCGACCGGGAATATTCCACTCACCAGCATCGACATGTTGCGCCGTGATCCGGCGGTGGCTGGAGTCGTGCCTCTCGCTCTTGGTGACAATTTCCGAGGCTATCGGATCGTTGGAACCGAGCCTGCCTATCCCGCACTTTATGGCGCGGATCTGGCCACCGGGCGCATGTTTGAGAAACATGGCGAAGCTGTGATGGGGGCGGTGGTGGCAGCGAAGCTGGGCGCCGGGCTTGGCCAGAAGTTCGTCGGCAGTCATGGGCTCGGCGATGGGGAAGGCGCAGGCGAGCATCATTCTAACCCTTTCACGACGGTTGGCATCTTGAAACCCACAGGCACGGTGATCGATCGACTGATCCTCGCCTCGGTCCAGACTGTATGGGACGTCCATGGCATCGCGCATGACGATGAAGATCATGATTATGGCACGACCGCGCATGACGGCCATGCAGAACATCATCATGACGCGCATGCGGATAACGATTCCGACACGCTGGTGCTCGCCGAAAGCCGCGACCCGCTCGCGCCTGAAGTTACCGCGTTGCTGGTGCGCTATCGCAATGCCGCCGGTGCGCTCCGCATCCCCTCGATGATTAATCGCCAGACTGACATGCAGGCCGCCGTTCCGGCTGTCGAAACTACGCGGCTGCTCTCCCTTCTCGGTGTGGGGATAGATGGTGCCCGCCTTTTTGCATGGCTGCTCGCGGCCGTCGGTGGGCTTTCCATCTTCGTGACACTGCTGAATGCCGCGAGCGCGCGCGAAGGCGACCTCGCCTTGCTACGCGTCATGGGAGCAACCCGAGCGCGTGTGTTCGGCACGGTGATCGCCGAGGGCTTGGCGACGGCGCTGGCTGGCGGCGTTCTGGGTCTGCTGATCGGCCACCTCGTCCTGATGGGCGCAGTGCGCGGCTTCGCTGCACTGGGTGAACTGGGGCTTCGTCCGTGGCAACCGCATCCCGGCGAGTTGGCGATCCTTGCCGTTGTGACCGCGATCGGTTTCATTGCCGCACTCGTCCCGGCGTTGCGTGTGTTCCGCGTCGATCTCACCAGTACATTGGCAAGGGCAAACTGATCATGGCTATGATGCACCATCTGCGTCTCGCAGCGCTGGTTCCTTTCCTCCTTCTAGCTGGGCCTGCTCCAGCCCCCGCCGCCATGCAGGAGATGGGCAGGGCTCCGGTCGAGGACGTCTGGCAGCCAGCCAGGACTCCGCCCGGCGGAACGTCGTGGAAGTTGCTGGAAACCACGAGACTCAACGACCGGACCGATTCCAAGACGCACATCATTTACACGAAGCCGATGTTCCCGCCGACGATCAAGGCGTTGGCTGGCAAGCGGATCAAGGTGGCGGGCTGGATGATACCGCTTGAAAACGGCGTGCGGCAGAAGCATTTCGTGCTGCTGGGCTATCCACCCGGCTGTCCGTTCCATCTGCACGCTCTGCCCAACCAGTTCATTGAGGTCTATGCCGCGGTCCCGGTCAGAGTTGATGAAATGAATCCTACAATCATCACGGGCACGCTGGAACTTACCGGACAGGATGA contains:
- a CDS encoding ABC transporter permease; amino-acid sequence: MLSLAFAYMRSRRLVTGLNMLLLALAVASLTILLLVSSQLSERLERNAQGIDLVVGAKGSPLQLILSSIYQMDQPTGNIPLTSIDMLRRDPAVAGVVPLALGDNFRGYRIVGTEPAYPALYGADLATGRMFEKHGEAVMGAVVAAKLGAGLGQKFVGSHGLGDGEGAGEHHSNPFTTVGILKPTGTVIDRLILASVQTVWDVHGIAHDDEDHDYGTTAHDGHAEHHHDAHADNDSDTLVLAESRDPLAPEVTALLVRYRNAAGALRIPSMINRQTDMQAAVPAVETTRLLSLLGVGIDGARLFAWLLAAVGGLSIFVTLLNAASAREGDLALLRVMGATRARVFGTVIAEGLATALAGGVLGLLIGHLVLMGAVRGFAALGELGLRPWQPHPGELAILAVVTAIGFIAALVPALRVFRVDLTSTLARAN
- a CDS encoding DUF3299 domain-containing protein yields the protein MAMMHHLRLAALVPFLLLAGPAPAPAAMQEMGRAPVEDVWQPARTPPGGTSWKLLETTRLNDRTDSKTHIIYTKPMFPPTIKALAGKRIKVAGWMIPLENGVRQKHFVLLGYPPGCPFHLHALPNQFIEVYAAVPVRVDEMNPTIITGTLELTGQDESGIFYRLRNAQPG